From one Acidibrevibacterium fodinaquatile genomic stretch:
- a CDS encoding 3-deoxy-manno-octulosonate cytidylyltransferase: MNPIVIIPARLAATRLPGKPLADIHGRPMLLHVAERARSAAIGPVVIAGADPAIIAAAEAGGFRAIMTDPALPSGSDRVFAALERHDPDGAFDVVVNLQGDFPTIDPAHLRAALAPLADPAIDIGTLVAPIRDDAEAALPSVVKAACAFAHEATVAPALYFSRAVIPHGVGPRWHHIGIYAFRRAALARFVTLPVSPLEARETLEQLRALEAGMRIGCARIAEGPFGVDTPADLARARALLAHARPGEGGAA; this comes from the coding sequence ATGAACCCGATCGTTATCATTCCCGCCCGCCTCGCCGCGACCCGCCTTCCGGGCAAGCCGCTCGCCGATATTCATGGCCGACCGATGCTGCTCCATGTCGCCGAACGCGCCCGGAGCGCCGCGATCGGCCCGGTGGTGATCGCCGGCGCCGACCCGGCGATCATCGCCGCCGCCGAAGCCGGCGGATTTCGAGCGATCATGACCGACCCCGCGCTTCCCTCGGGCTCTGACCGCGTGTTCGCCGCGCTCGAACGCCACGATCCCGACGGCGCGTTCGATGTCGTCGTCAATCTCCAGGGTGATTTCCCGACCATCGACCCCGCGCATCTGCGCGCCGCCCTCGCCCCGCTCGCCGACCCGGCGATCGATATCGGCACCCTGGTCGCGCCGATCCGCGATGACGCCGAAGCCGCCCTGCCCTCGGTGGTGAAAGCCGCCTGCGCCTTCGCGCATGAGGCCACGGTCGCGCCGGCGCTCTATTTTTCGCGCGCCGTGATCCCGCATGGCGTGGGGCCGCGCTGGCATCATATCGGCATCTATGCGTTCCGCCGCGCGGCGCTGGCGCGGTTCGTCACCCTGCCGGTGAGCCCGCTCGAAGCGCGCGAGACGCTCGAGCAGCTGCGCGCGCTGGAGGCGGGGATGCGGATCGGCTGCGCCCGCATCGCCGAGGGGCCGTTCGGCGTCGACACCCCGGCCGATCTCGCCCGCGCCCGCGCCCTGCTCGCCCACGCGCGGCCAGGCGAAGGCGGCGCGGCATGA
- a CDS encoding ABC transporter permease encodes MTLSPLARRRLAAFRAHRRGFYSFWIFAALFVICLFAEFIANDRPLVIHFEGHWYFPIFVDYSEDTFGKDFMPTEADYTDPEIARAINAHGWMLWPLIPYHYDSIVKDLPQPAPAPPSWRNPLGTDDQARDVLARVIYGFRLSVLFGFTLTAISSAIGVIAGALQGFYGGVVDLLFQRFIEMWSGMPQLYLLIILGSIITPGFFVLLFFLLLFSWMNLTGVVRAEFLRGRNLDYVRAARALGLSDLAVMFRHILPNALVATLTFLPFTLSGSVTILASLDFLGFGLPPGSPSLGELVSEGKNNLQAPWLGIIAFAVLGGMLTLLIFIGEAVRDSFDPRKTMT; translated from the coding sequence ATGACCCTCTCGCCGCTCGCGCGCCGGCGCCTCGCCGCATTTCGCGCCCATCGTCGCGGCTTTTACTCGTTCTGGATTTTCGCGGCGCTTTTCGTCATCTGCCTGTTCGCGGAATTCATCGCCAATGACCGGCCGCTGGTGATCCATTTTGAAGGCCATTGGTATTTCCCGATTTTCGTTGACTACAGCGAAGATACCTTTGGCAAGGATTTCATGCCGACCGAGGCCGATTACACCGACCCCGAAATCGCCCGCGCGATCAACGCGCATGGCTGGATGCTGTGGCCGCTCATTCCCTATCATTATGACAGCATCGTCAAGGATCTGCCGCAGCCGGCGCCGGCGCCGCCGAGTTGGCGCAATCCGCTCGGCACCGACGATCAGGCACGCGACGTGCTGGCGCGGGTGATCTATGGCTTTCGTCTCTCGGTTCTGTTCGGCTTCACGCTCACCGCGATTTCATCGGCGATCGGCGTCATCGCCGGCGCGCTGCAGGGGTTTTATGGTGGCGTCGTCGATCTTTTGTTCCAGCGTTTTATCGAGATGTGGTCGGGTATGCCGCAGCTTTATCTTCTGATCATTCTCGGCAGCATCATCACCCCAGGCTTTTTCGTGCTTCTGTTTTTTCTGCTTTTGTTCAGTTGGATGAATTTGACCGGTGTCGTGCGCGCGGAATTCCTGCGCGGGCGCAATCTCGATTACGTGCGCGCCGCACGCGCGCTTGGGCTTTCCGATCTCGCCGTGATGTTCCGCCATATTTTGCCCAATGCCTTGGTCGCGACCTTGACCTTTCTCCCGTTCACCCTCTCGGGCTCGGTCACCATTCTCGCAAGCCTCGACTTCCTCGGTTTTGGCCTGCCGCCCGGCTCGCCTTCGCTCGGAGAACTGGTCTCCGAGGGCAAGAACAATCTCCAGGCGCCCTGGCTTGGCATCATTGCTTTCGCCGTCCTTGGCGGCATGTTGACGCTGCTGATTTTCATCGGCGAGGCGGTGCGCGATAGTTTCGATCCGCGCAAGACCATGACATGA
- a CDS encoding ABC transporter ATP-binding protein: MTLLSVENLSVCFGDRHVVEGVSFGLDRGETLALVGESGSGKTLTALSLLQLLPPGARNDAGRIVLGGQSVLDADPETLRMMRGGVAGMVFQEPMTSLNPLHRIGRQVGEAVRVHRRMPRAALRERVIALLEQAGFDDAAHRLDAFPHQLSGGQRQRAMIAMALANDPALLIADEPTTALDVTIQAQILALLAGFKASRGLALLLITHDLAIVRRYADRVCVMREGRIVEAGAAARIFAAPEHPYTRMLLAAEPSGPPVPLPDAAPVRLEARDVSVHFPIQRGILRRTVGHVRAVDGVSISVRRGETVGLVGESGSGKTTLGFALLGLARAEGKLLFEGTDLLALDRRAWRAMRARMQIVFQDPYGSLSPRMSVGEIVAEGLRVHARELSQAERMARVAAALEEVGLPAEAMRRYPHEFSGGQRQRIAIARVLVLKPPLVVLDEPTSALDRSVQAQIVDLLRDLQRRYPVSFLFISHDLAVVRALAHRVVVMRHGKVVEQGDADSIFDAPRHPYTQALMQAAFDLEPREEAAFGDAAGGA; the protein is encoded by the coding sequence ATGACCCTTCTCAGCGTCGAAAATCTCTCGGTCTGCTTCGGCGACCGCCATGTCGTCGAAGGCGTTTCCTTCGGGCTCGACCGCGGCGAGACGTTGGCCTTGGTCGGCGAGTCGGGTTCGGGCAAGACGCTCACCGCGCTTTCGCTTTTGCAATTGCTGCCACCCGGCGCGCGCAACGATGCCGGGCGTATCGTGCTTGGCGGTCAATCGGTGCTCGATGCCGATCCCGAGACGCTGCGGATGATGCGCGGCGGCGTTGCCGGCATGGTGTTTCAGGAACCGATGACCAGCCTCAACCCGTTGCATCGGATCGGCCGGCAGGTGGGGGAGGCGGTTCGCGTCCATCGCCGGATGCCGCGGGCGGCGTTGCGTGAGCGCGTGATTGCGCTGCTCGAACAGGCCGGCTTCGACGATGCGGCGCACCGGCTCGATGCATTTCCGCATCAATTGTCGGGCGGCCAGCGTCAGCGCGCGATGATCGCCATGGCGCTCGCCAACGACCCGGCACTGCTCATCGCCGATGAGCCGACGACGGCGCTCGATGTCACCATCCAGGCGCAGATTCTCGCCCTGCTCGCAGGCTTCAAAGCGTCGCGCGGCCTCGCCCTTCTTCTCATCACCCATGATCTCGCCATCGTCCGCCGCTATGCGGATCGGGTGTGCGTCATGCGGGAGGGGCGGATCGTCGAAGCCGGCGCGGCGGCGCGGATTTTCGCCGCCCCCGAGCATCCCTACACCCGCATGCTGCTCGCCGCCGAGCCGTCGGGGCCGCCGGTGCCGCTGCCCGACGCCGCCCCGGTGCGGCTCGAAGCCCGCGACGTTTCGGTGCATTTCCCAATCCAACGCGGCATTCTGCGTCGCACCGTCGGCCATGTGCGGGCGGTGGACGGGGTTTCGATCAGCGTCCGGCGCGGCGAGACGGTGGGGTTGGTCGGTGAGTCAGGATCGGGCAAGACGACGCTCGGCTTTGCCCTGCTCGGCCTCGCCCGTGCCGAAGGAAAGCTTTTGTTCGAGGGCACTGATCTCCTCGCGCTCGATCGCCGCGCCTGGCGGGCGATGCGCGCGCGCATGCAGATCGTCTTTCAGGATCCCTATGGCTCTCTCTCGCCAAGGATGTCGGTTGGCGAGATCGTCGCGGAAGGCTTGCGCGTGCATGCGCGCGAGCTTTCGCAGGCCGAGCGCATGGCGCGGGTCGCGGCGGCGCTCGAGGAAGTCGGCCTGCCGGCGGAGGCGATGCGGCGTTATCCGCATGAGTTTTCCGGCGGGCAGCGTCAACGCATCGCGATCGCGCGTGTTTTGGTCTTAAAGCCGCCGCTGGTGGTGCTCGACGAGCCGACCAGCGCGCTCGATCGCTCGGTGCAGGCGCAGATCGTCGATTTGCTGCGCGATCTGCAGCGGCGCTATCCGGTGAGCTTCCTGTTCATCAGCCACGATCTCGCCGTTGTGCGGGCGCTGGCGCATCGGGTCGTCGTGATGCGCCACGGCAAGGTGGTCGAGCAGGGGGACGCGGACAGTATTTTCGATGCGCCGCGCCACCCCTACACGCAAGCCCTGATGCAGGCCGCCTTCGACCTTGAGCCGCGCGAGGAGGCCGCTTTCGGCGACGCCGCGGGGGGGGCGTGA
- a CDS encoding c-type cytochrome has protein sequence MDSLAVNKGLAAILVAGIVYSLSGLVAEALVHPEELKESAIKIEGVPAATESAPAKQEGPAPIAPLMAAASAEKGKEDAQKLCAVCHSFGAGEPAKVGPNLYGILGDKRAHMAGFDYSDGLKKLGGTWDYEGLNHWLYDPRSLVAGTRMAFAGIKNDAERADVIAYLRSLSQNPEPLPKVEPAAAKAEAAPAAAAPKGPDFEALVAASDPATGKADADKLCTVCHSFGKGEPAKVGPNLYGIVGAPRAHMAGFDYSDGLKKLGGTWNDDELNAWLTNPREVVSGTRMAFPGIKSEKERAAVVAYLRSLSPDAPPLPKAPAAAEKPAEPGKP, from the coding sequence ATGGACAGTCTGGCCGTCAACAAGGGTCTCGCCGCCATCCTGGTCGCGGGGATCGTCTATTCGCTCTCCGGCTTGGTTGCCGAAGCGCTGGTCCATCCCGAGGAACTCAAGGAAAGCGCCATCAAGATCGAGGGCGTGCCGGCCGCGACCGAGAGCGCGCCGGCGAAACAGGAAGGCCCGGCGCCGATCGCGCCCCTCATGGCCGCCGCCAGCGCCGAGAAAGGCAAGGAGGACGCGCAAAAGCTCTGCGCCGTCTGTCACTCCTTCGGCGCAGGCGAGCCGGCCAAGGTCGGCCCCAATCTTTATGGTATTCTCGGCGACAAGCGCGCCCACATGGCCGGGTTCGACTATTCGGACGGGCTGAAAAAGCTCGGCGGCACCTGGGATTACGAAGGCTTGAACCATTGGCTCTATGACCCGCGCTCATTGGTGGCGGGCACGCGCATGGCTTTCGCCGGCATCAAGAACGATGCCGAGCGCGCCGATGTGATCGCCTATCTCCGCTCGCTCTCGCAAAATCCCGAACCGCTGCCGAAGGTCGAGCCGGCGGCGGCGAAGGCGGAGGCGGCGCCAGCCGCGGCAGCGCCGAAAGGGCCGGATTTCGAGGCTCTGGTGGCCGCGAGCGACCCCGCCACCGGCAAGGCCGATGCCGATAAGCTTTGCACCGTCTGTCACTCGTTCGGCAAAGGCGAGCCGGCCAAGGTGGGGCCCAATCTCTATGGCATCGTTGGCGCGCCGCGCGCCCACATGGCCGGGTTCGATTATTCGGACGGGCTGAAAAAGCTCGGCGGCACCTGGAATGACGACGAACTCAACGCCTGGCTCACCAATCCGCGTGAGGTGGTCTCGGGCACGCGGATGGCTTTCCCCGGCATCAAGAGCGAGAAGGAGCGGGCCGCGGTGGTCGCCTATCTCCGCAGCCTCTCGCCGGACGCGCCGCCCCTGCCCAAGGCGCCGGCGGCGGCCGAAAAGCCCGCCGAGCCCGGCAAGCCGTGA
- a CDS encoding HAD-IA family hydrolase — MPSLAPTLVIDLDGTLVDSLPAIARALNGVLAARGFAPLAPAAIARLVGDGVAVLLRRAFALYGAEADDAALAAFRADYDADPITGCAPYPGAVTTLAALAEAGWRFALCTNKPEIPAREMIAAFGLSARFAAIGGGDSFPTRKPDPRHLLATLAAAGGAPAAAVMLGDHANDVAAARGAGVPAIFAAWGYGAPEMAAGSAAVAPDFMAVPALLEQILR; from the coding sequence ATGCCGAGCTTGGCGCCGACCCTGGTCATCGATCTCGACGGCACGCTGGTCGATTCGCTGCCGGCGATCGCGCGCGCCCTCAACGGCGTGCTAGCCGCGCGCGGCTTTGCCCCGCTCGCCCCCGCCGCCATCGCCCGCCTGGTCGGCGATGGCGTCGCCGTCCTGCTCCGCCGCGCCTTCGCCCTTTACGGCGCCGAGGCCGATGACGCCGCACTCGCCGCCTTTCGCGCCGATTACGACGCGGACCCGATCACTGGCTGCGCCCCTTATCCCGGCGCCGTGACGACGCTCGCGGCGCTGGCCGAGGCCGGCTGGCGCTTCGCGCTCTGCACCAACAAGCCGGAAATTCCGGCCCGCGAAATGATCGCCGCCTTTGGCCTCTCGGCACGTTTCGCTGCAATCGGTGGCGGCGACAGTTTTCCAACCCGCAAGCCCGACCCGCGCCATCTGCTCGCGACCCTCGCGGCGGCGGGCGGCGCGCCGGCGGCGGCGGTGATGCTCGGCGATCATGCCAATGACGTCGCGGCGGCGCGCGGCGCTGGCGTGCCGGCGATTTTCGCCGCCTGGGGCTATGGCGCGCCGGAGATGGCCGCCGGCAGCGCTGCCGTCGCGCCCGATTTCATGGCCGTGCCGGCGCTTCTCGAACAGATTTTGCGCTAA
- a CDS encoding prephenate dehydratase, with translation MISPNGPIAFQGRHGAYSDLACRTAFPGVPTLPCDTFEGAMAALREGRAGLAMLPCENSLAGRVPDIHYLLPESGLAIVGEHFQRVEHCLLAPPGARIEGLKRVHSHAVALGQVRDLVRELGLTAVIEADTAGAAAQVAAWGNPEDAAIASALAAEIYGLAILRRNVEDASHNTTRFYIMATTPMPPPPEQADVMTTFVFRVRNVPAALYKALGGFATNGVNMTRLESYMLGGEFAATQFLCDVEGHPEQPPLARALEELAFFSRAVSILGVYPAARQRHIAPTT, from the coding sequence ATGATCTCCCCGAACGGCCCGATCGCGTTTCAGGGCAGGCACGGCGCCTATTCCGATCTTGCCTGCCGCACCGCTTTTCCCGGTGTCCCGACCCTCCCGTGCGACACGTTCGAGGGCGCGATGGCGGCACTGCGCGAGGGGCGGGCCGGGCTTGCCATGCTGCCGTGCGAAAACAGCCTCGCCGGCCGCGTCCCCGACATCCATTATCTGCTCCCCGAGAGCGGCCTTGCGATCGTCGGCGAGCATTTTCAGCGCGTTGAACACTGCCTGCTCGCCCCGCCCGGCGCGCGGATCGAGGGGTTAAAGCGCGTCCATTCCCATGCCGTCGCGCTCGGGCAGGTGCGCGATCTGGTGCGCGAACTCGGTCTCACCGCGGTGATCGAGGCCGATACCGCCGGCGCTGCAGCGCAAGTCGCGGCTTGGGGCAATCCCGAGGACGCCGCCATCGCCTCGGCGCTTGCGGCCGAGATCTATGGTCTTGCGATCCTCCGCCGCAATGTCGAGGACGCGAGCCACAACACCACCCGGTTTTACATCATGGCGACGACCCCGATGCCGCCGCCGCCCGAGCAGGCGGACGTCATGACCACCTTCGTCTTTCGCGTCCGCAACGTCCCGGCGGCGCTTTACAAGGCGCTCGGCGGGTTCGCGACCAACGGCGTCAATATGACGCGGCTCGAGAGCTATATGCTCGGCGGCGAATTCGCGGCAACGCAATTCCTCTGCGATGTCGAGGGCCACCCCGAGCAGCCGCCGCTCGCCCGCGCGTTGGAGGAGCTGGCCTTCTTCTCGCGCGCGGTCTCGATCCTCGGCGTCTACCCCGCCGCGCGGCAACGTCACATCGCGCCGACGACATAG
- a CDS encoding CBS domain-containing protein: MTLAAILKTKGHDVASMRPTSTIAEVVAKLAERGIGAVLVEDTLGQILGIVSERDIVRALAVHGAATLTMTAGQLMTARPVTAAPGISVATAMQIMTDGRFRHLPVMENGKLIGIVSIGDVVKSLLAQQAQEVDSLKAYVVGAM; the protein is encoded by the coding sequence ATGACACTCGCGGCAATTCTCAAGACCAAAGGCCATGACGTGGCCAGCATGCGCCCGACCAGCACCATCGCCGAGGTGGTGGCGAAGCTCGCCGAGCGCGGCATCGGCGCCGTTCTGGTCGAGGATACGCTCGGCCAGATCCTCGGCATCGTCAGCGAGCGCGATATCGTTCGCGCGCTCGCGGTTCACGGCGCGGCAACCCTCACCATGACGGCGGGACAGTTGATGACCGCGCGGCCGGTGACCGCAGCGCCGGGCATTTCGGTCGCGACAGCGATGCAGATCATGACGGATGGCCGCTTCCGCCATCTGCCGGTGATGGAGAATGGCAAGCTGATCGGCATCGTCAGCATCGGCGACGTCGTCAAATCGCTGCTCGCCCAGCAGGCGCAGGAGGTCGATAGCCTGAAAGCCTATGTCGTCGGCGCGATGTGA
- a CDS encoding extracellular solute-binding protein, giving the protein MQRRDFLVALPGLPVALAAARKPRLWRVADAVPDAGGEPPDYVVTLLEKPGLPRDFSHFPYVDPAAPKGGVVVLSAIGSFDNFNGFIVRGSAPDDIGRIYDTLLRANINEPSTAYGHLAETIELARDHSRVVFTLRDGAYFHDGAPLTANDVVWTFDTLRRDGRPFYRLYYGDVERAEALDARRVVFHLKPTPDRELPLILGEMPVLPRHFWKDRDFSRPLTDMPLGSGPYRVEKAEFGRSITYRRVHDYWALDLPTVRGQFNFGRIQVEYFRDTTVAFEAFKAGQVEFREENVAKQWATAYDFPAIQRGLAKKENLPQHLPTGMQGFAMNTRRPLFQDRRVRQAMDLVFDFEWCNANLFYNAYTRTHSYFSNSDMASSGVPEGAELALLEPWRAHLPPALFTEPFSLPVTDGSGNNRANLKKALGLLEQAGWRVKDRMLANGEGQPFTFEILLDEPAFERVALPYVQWLAKLGITATVRTVDPAQYQQLLNTFSFDMTVAVFPQSDYPGNEQVGYWSSGAAKQEGSDNLMGVADPVVDALVQNVVTAPDYDHLLPAAHALDRVLLWNWYMVPHWYLQSVRVAYWRRFGRPDKPVRSGLAFDSWWVDEKLAEETDNARRAGLE; this is encoded by the coding sequence GTGCAACGGAGGGATTTTCTAGTTGCGTTGCCGGGGCTGCCGGTGGCGCTGGCGGCTGCCCGCAAGCCGCGTCTCTGGCGCGTCGCCGACGCCGTGCCCGATGCCGGCGGCGAGCCCCCCGATTATGTCGTGACGCTGCTCGAAAAACCCGGCCTGCCGCGCGATTTCAGCCATTTCCCTTATGTCGATCCGGCGGCGCCGAAGGGCGGCGTGGTGGTGCTCTCGGCGATTGGCAGCTTCGATAATTTCAACGGCTTCATCGTCCGCGGCAGCGCGCCCGACGATATCGGGCGCATCTATGACACGCTGCTCCGCGCCAATATCAACGAACCCAGCACCGCTTACGGCCATCTCGCCGAGACCATCGAACTCGCCCGCGATCATTCCCGCGTCGTTTTCACGCTGCGCGACGGCGCCTATTTCCATGATGGCGCGCCGCTGACGGCAAATGACGTGGTATGGACCTTCGACACATTGCGCCGCGATGGGCGGCCTTTTTATCGTCTCTATTACGGCGACGTCGAACGCGCCGAGGCGCTCGATGCCCGCCGCGTCGTCTTTCATCTGAAGCCGACGCCGGATCGCGAATTGCCGCTCATTCTCGGCGAGATGCCGGTACTGCCGCGGCATTTCTGGAAAGACCGGGATTTTTCCCGCCCGCTGACCGACATGCCGCTCGGCTCCGGCCCCTATCGGGTCGAGAAAGCGGAATTTGGTCGCAGCATCACCTATCGCCGGGTGCATGATTACTGGGCGCTCGATCTGCCGACGGTGCGCGGGCAATTCAATTTCGGCCGCATCCAGGTCGAGTATTTCCGTGACACCACGGTCGCCTTCGAGGCGTTCAAGGCCGGGCAGGTCGAGTTTCGTGAGGAAAATGTCGCCAAGCAATGGGCGACGGCATACGATTTTCCGGCGATTCAGCGCGGGCTGGCAAAGAAGGAAAACTTGCCGCAGCATCTCCCGACCGGCATGCAGGGCTTTGCGATGAACACGCGGCGGCCGCTTTTTCAGGATCGCCGGGTGCGCCAGGCGATGGATCTGGTGTTTGACTTCGAATGGTGCAACGCCAATCTCTTCTATAACGCCTATACCCGCACGCATTCCTATTTTTCCAACAGCGACATGGCATCGTCCGGCGTCCCCGAAGGCGCCGAACTCGCCTTGCTCGAACCCTGGCGCGCGCATCTGCCGCCCGCCCTTTTCACCGAGCCCTTCAGCCTTCCCGTCACCGACGGCAGCGGCAATAATCGCGCGAATTTGAAAAAAGCCCTGGGTCTGCTCGAACAGGCCGGCTGGCGGGTCAAAGACCGGATGCTCGCCAATGGAGAGGGGCAGCCTTTCACGTTCGAGATCCTGCTCGATGAGCCGGCCTTCGAGCGCGTCGCGCTGCCCTATGTCCAGTGGCTTGCGAAACTCGGCATTACCGCGACGGTGCGGACCGTTGATCCGGCGCAATATCAGCAATTGCTCAACACGTTTTCGTTCGACATGACGGTCGCCGTGTTTCCGCAATCGGATTACCCTGGCAACGAACAGGTGGGCTATTGGAGCAGTGGTGCGGCCAAGCAGGAGGGGTCTGATAATCTGATGGGGGTCGCTGATCCGGTGGTTGATGCGCTGGTGCAGAACGTCGTCACCGCGCCGGATTATGATCATCTCCTGCCCGCGGCGCACGCGCTCGATCGTGTTCTGCTGTGGAACTGGTACATGGTGCCGCATTGGTATCTGCAATCGGTGCGGGTTGCCTATTGGCGGCGTTTCGGCCGGCCGGACAAGCCGGTGCGTTCGGGCCTCGCCTTCGATTCCTGGTGGGTTGATGAAAAACTCGCCGAGGAGACCGACAACGCCCGCCGCGCTGGCCTGGAGTGA
- the hisN gene encoding histidinol-phosphatase yields the protein MARDDRDRLIACAEAAAAAAASVVRPCFRAPLDVARKHDDSPVTIADREAEQAMRRVIAAHFPKDGILGEEFGHEREGADRLWVLDPIDGTRAFITGRPLFGTLIGLLEEGRPVLGLIDQPITGERWLGFAGEALRFRGPLGGRPGCRSCPSLAEAELTATSPAMFSPDQAARFARLAGAVRRVSWGGDCYGYGLLALGLIDMIAEADLKLWDWAALVPVIESAGGAACDWQGRPLAIGGDGTILALGDPVCQEAALALLAG from the coding sequence TTGGCGCGGGATGACCGAGATCGCCTGATCGCCTGCGCCGAGGCCGCCGCGGCGGCCGCGGCGTCGGTTGTTCGTCCCTGCTTTCGCGCGCCACTCGATGTTGCGCGCAAACATGATGACAGCCCGGTCACCATCGCCGACCGCGAGGCGGAGCAAGCGATGCGCCGGGTGATCGCGGCGCATTTTCCCAAGGACGGCATTCTCGGCGAGGAGTTCGGGCACGAGCGCGAAGGCGCCGACCGCCTCTGGGTGCTCGACCCGATCGATGGCACCCGCGCTTTCATCACCGGCCGGCCATTATTTGGCACGCTCATCGGGCTGCTGGAGGAGGGGCGGCCGGTGCTCGGCCTCATCGACCAGCCGATCACCGGCGAGCGCTGGCTTGGCTTTGCCGGCGAGGCGCTGCGGTTTCGCGGACCGCTCGGTGGCCGGCCGGGCTGTCGCTCCTGTCCGTCGCTCGCCGAGGCGGAACTCACCGCGACCAGTCCCGCGATGTTTTCCCCCGACCAGGCCGCCCGTTTCGCCCGCCTCGCCGGCGCCGTCCGCCGCGTCTCGTGGGGGGGGGATTGCTACGGCTATGGCTTGCTCGCGCTCGGCTTGATCGACATGATCGCCGAAGCCGATCTGAAGCTTTGGGACTGGGCGGCGCTGGTGCCGGTGATCGAGAGCGCCGGTGGCGCGGCGTGCGACTGGCAGGGGCGGCCGCTTGCGATCGGGGGTGACGGCACGATACTCGCGCTCGGCGATCCCGTGTGTCAGGAGGCGGCGCTGGCCTTGCTCGCCGGGTGA
- a CDS encoding microcin C ABC transporter permease YejB, with the protein MAAYLLRRLLLLVPTLFGIIAINFAVVQFAPGGPVEQMIAQLKGHGGEMSGRMTGAGGREAMPGQSGLYRGASGLDPHIVSDIRRMFGFDKPPLTRFWLMVKDYLHFAFGRSFFRDKTVLQLIREKLPVSASLGVWSTLIVYLVSIPLGIMKAVHDGSRFDVASSVAVLIGYAVPGFLFAILLVVLFAGGSFVQWFPLRGLASAGAENWSWPARVLDYLWHMVLPTVALTVGGFASLTMLTKNCFLEEIRKHYVLTARAKGASEKRVLYGHVFRNAMLLVVAGFPQAFISILFTSALLVEIVFSLDGLGLLGFESAIARDYPVMFGTLYIFTLLGLLMQILGDLLYTVVDPRIDFEARPR; encoded by the coding sequence ATGGCCGCCTATCTACTGCGCCGTTTGTTGCTTTTGGTGCCGACTTTGTTCGGCATCATCGCGATCAATTTCGCGGTCGTGCAATTTGCCCCGGGCGGCCCGGTCGAGCAGATGATCGCGCAACTGAAGGGGCATGGCGGCGAGATGAGCGGCCGCATGACTGGTGCTGGCGGACGCGAGGCGATGCCGGGACAAAGCGGGCTCTATCGCGGCGCGAGCGGGCTCGATCCGCACATCGTCAGCGACATCCGCCGCATGTTCGGCTTCGACAAGCCGCCACTCACGCGGTTCTGGCTGATGGTGAAAGATTATCTGCATTTTGCTTTTGGCCGCAGCTTTTTTCGCGACAAGACCGTTCTGCAACTGATCCGCGAGAAACTTCCGGTCAGCGCTTCGCTCGGCGTGTGGTCGACGCTGATCGTCTACCTGGTCTCGATACCGCTCGGCATCATGAAAGCCGTCCATGACGGCAGCCGTTTTGATGTCGCGAGCAGTGTCGCGGTCTTGATCGGCTATGCCGTGCCGGGATTTCTGTTCGCCATCCTGCTCGTCGTTTTGTTTGCCGGCGGCTCGTTCGTGCAATGGTTTCCGCTGCGTGGCCTCGCGAGCGCCGGGGCGGAAAACTGGTCCTGGCCGGCGCGGGTGCTCGATTATCTCTGGCATATGGTGTTGCCGACGGTTGCGCTCACCGTCGGCGGCTTCGCGAGCCTCACCATGCTGACCAAGAATTGCTTCCTCGAGGAGATCCGCAAGCACTACGTGCTGACCGCGCGCGCCAAGGGGGCGAGCGAAAAGCGCGTGCTCTATGGCCATGTTTTCCGCAACGCCATGCTGCTGGTCGTTGCCGGATTTCCGCAGGCTTTCATCAGCATTCTGTTCACCTCGGCGCTTCTGGTCGAGATCGTGTTTTCGCTCGATGGCCTCGGCCTGCTCGGCTTCGAGAGTGCGATTGCGCGTGACTATCCGGTGATGTTCGGAACCCTCTACATCTTTACCCTGCTCGGGCTTTTGATGCAGATTCTCGGCGATCTTCTCTATACCGTCGTCGATCCGCGGATCGATTTCGAGGCCAGGCCGCGATGA